Proteins from a genomic interval of Anas platyrhynchos isolate ZD024472 breed Pekin duck chromosome 4, IASCAAS_PekinDuck_T2T, whole genome shotgun sequence:
- the JADE1 gene encoding protein Jade-1 isoform X2, whose amino-acid sequence MKRRRLPSSSEDSDDNGSLSTWSQHSRSRRRRTSCSRHEDRKPSEVFRTDLITAMKLHDSFQLNPDEYYVLADPWRQEWEKGVQVPVSPGTIPEPVARIVSETKAVTFTRPRKYIASSGSEPPELGYVDIRTLADSVCRYDLNDVDVAWLQLANEEFKEMGMPELDEYTMERVIEEFEQRCYDNMNHAIETEEGLGIEYDEDVVCDVCQSPDGEDGNEMVFCDKCNICVHQACYGILKVPEGSWLCRTCALGVQPKCLLCPKKGGAMKPTRSGTKWVHVSCALWIPEVSIGSPEKMEPITKVSHIPSSRWALVCSLCNEKVGASIQCSVKNCRTAFHVTCAFDRGLEMKTILAENDEVKFKSYCPKHSSTKKADDETFSESPGQENGNGIQDSSLPAHIDPFHSMDQNQEEAHRVSLRKQKLQQLEDEFYTFVESSEVANVLRLPEEPVGFLYEYWKLKRKANFNKPLITPKKDEEDNLAKREQDVLFRRLQLFTHLRQDLERVRNLTYMVTRREKIKRSVCKVQEQIFNIYAKQLEQERVSGVPSSFSSMENVVLFNSPSLGPDAPKIEDLKWHSAFFRKQMGTSLTHSLKKTHKRDRVRNSSGNNSKSMLRQPNQREGGAAPGSFLNFDKTFAETRIVSAQQKNGIVMPDHRKRRDNRPQCEVIKAELKEKTSKHNHKPLRPTELSQRQSENKRAVNHSSGRSAPGTRRDIVPKCNGGLVKVNSNQTVVKVPTTPTSPVKNWGGFRIPKKGERQQQGESPEETCRQNSSYPYLGMGRVSPKDRAKSKLKPDSENDGYVPDAEMSDSETEVAEKKCRQQRLSPNSSISRRTDIIRRSILAS is encoded by the exons GTCTGTCCACCTGGTCCCAGCATTCCAGATCTCGACGTCGGAGGACTTCGTGTTCTAGGCATGAAGATCGAAAACCTTCTGAG GTGTTCAGAACGGACCTGATCACTGCCATGAAGTTACATGACTCCTTCCAGCTGAACCCTGATGAATACTATGTGCTGGCAGACCCCTGGAGGCAGGAGTGGGAAAAGGGAGTGCAGGTGCCAGTTAGCCCAGGGACCATCCCAGAACCAGTAGCCAG GATTGTGTCTGAGACAAAAGCTGTCACGTTTACACGCCCCAGGAAGTACATTGCTTCGTCGGGCTCGGAGCCTCCAGAGCTGGGCTATGTCGACATTCGGACCTTAGCAGACAGCGTGTGTCGCTATGATCTCAACGATGTGGATGTAGCATGGCTGCAACTTGCCAACGAAGAATTCAAAGAAATGG GGATGCCTGAGCTGGATGAGTACACAATGGAAAGGGTCATAGAGGAGTTCGAACAACGGTGCTATGACAACATGAACCATGCTATCGAGACAGAAGAAGGACTTGGGATTGAATATGATGAAGATGTTGTCTGTGACGTCTGTCAGTCTCCAGATGGAGAAGATGGCAACGAAATGGTGTTTTGTGACAAATGCAATATTTGTGTGCATCAG GCATGTTACGGGATCCTGAAGGTGCCGGAGGGCAGTTGGCTCTGCAGGACTTGCGCGCTCGGTGTTCAGCCCAAGTGCTTGCTGTGTCCCAAGAAGGGTGGTGCCATGAAGCCGACCCGGAGCGGCACCAAGTGGGTTCACGTCAGCTGTGCTCTGTGGATTCCAGAG gTGAGCATTGGAAGTCCAGAGAAAATGGAGCCCATTACAAAAGTGTCTCACATTCCCAGCAGTAGATGGGCATTGGTGTGCAGCCTTTGTAATGAAAAAGTTGGGGCTTCTATACAG TGTTCAGTGAAGAACTGCAGAACAGCCTTTCACGTCACCTGTGCGTTTGACCGTGGCTTGGAGATGAAGACGATACTGGCAGAGAACGATGAGGTGAAATTTAAGTCGTACTGTCCCAAGCACAGCTCCACCAAGAAAGCAGATGATGAGACCTTCAGCGAGAGCCCGGGACAAGAGAATGGGAATGGGATTCAGGACAGCTCTCTTCCTGCCCACATCGACCCTTTCCACAGCATGGATCAAAACCAGGAGGAGGCCCACAGAGTCAGCCTCCGCAAGCAaaagctccagcagctggaggacGAGTTCTATACTTTTGTTGAGTCTTCGGAAGTGGCTAATGTGCTGCGGCTGCCTGAGGAGCCGGTGGGATTCCTTTACGAGTACTggaagctgaaaagaaaagccAACTTCAATAAGCCTTTGATTACCCCAAAGAAGGATGAAGAGGACAATCTGGCCAAACGAGAGCAGGACGTTCTGTTCAgaaggctgcagctcttcacaCACCTCCGGCAGGATCTGGAGCGG GTGCGTAATCTCACTTACATGGTGACCCGAAGGGAGAAAATCAAGAGATCTGTTTGCAAAGTTCAAGAACAGATATTTAACATCTACGCAAAGCAGTTGGAACAAGAAAGAGTTTCAG GTGTGCCTTCCTCATTCTCGTCAATGGAAAACGTGGTGTTGTTCAATAGTCCATCTTTGGGTCCCGACGCCCCTAAGATAGAGGATTTAAAATGGCATTCTGCATTCTTCAGGAAACAAATGGGCACATCTCTAACGCACTctttgaaaaaaacacacaagagaGACAGAGTAAGAAATAGCTCTGGGAACAACAGCAAGTCCATGCTGAGGCAGCCCAACCAGAGGGAAGGTGGCGCGGCTCCAggtagctttttaaattttgacAAGACCTTTGCAGAAACACGGATTGTATCAGCACAGCAGAAAAACGGCATAGTTATGCcagaccacagaaaaagaagagacaaTCGTCCACAATGCGAGGTAATCAAGGCAGaactaaaggaaaaaacttCCAAACACaaccacaaaccactgagaccCACGGAACTCTCTCAGAGgcaatcagaaaacaaaagggCTGTGAACCACTCCAGTGGTAGGTCAGCACCTGGCACACGGAGAGATATAGTGCCTAAATGCAATGGGGGTCTTGTCAAAGTAAACTCTAATCAGACAGTAGTTAAAGTGCCTACGACGCCCACCAGCCCGGTGAAAAACTGGGGCGGATTCCGAATTCCAAAGAagggggagaggcagcagcagggcgagAGCCCAGAGGAGACATGCCGCCAGAACTCCAGCTACCCCTACCTGGGCATGGGCAGAGTTTCACCGAAGGACAGGGCAAAAAGCAAGCTAAAGCCTGACAGCGAGAATGATGGGTACGTCCCCGATGCAGAAATGAGCGACTCAGAAACTGAagtggctgaaaaaaaatgcagacagcAGAGGCTCAGTCCAAACAGCTCTATCAGCAGGAGAACGGACATTATTAGGAGAAGCATCTTGGCATCCTGA
- the JADE1 gene encoding protein Jade-1 isoform X3, whose protein sequence is MAVCPPGPSIPDLDVGGLRVLGMKIENLLRIVSETKAVTFTRPRKYIASSGSEPPELGYVDIRTLADSVCRYDLNDVDVAWLQLANEEFKEMGMPELDEYTMERVIEEFEQRCYDNMNHAIETEEGLGIEYDEDVVCDVCQSPDGEDGNEMVFCDKCNICVHQACYGILKVPEGSWLCRTCALGVQPKCLLCPKKGGAMKPTRSGTKWVHVSCALWIPEVSIGSPEKMEPITKVSHIPSSRWALVCSLCNEKVGASIQCSVKNCRTAFHVTCAFDRGLEMKTILAENDEVKFKSYCPKHSSTKKADDETFSESPGQENGNGIQDSSLPAHIDPFHSMDQNQEEAHRVSLRKQKLQQLEDEFYTFVESSEVANVLRLPEEPVGFLYEYWKLKRKANFNKPLITPKKDEEDNLAKREQDVLFRRLQLFTHLRQDLERVRNLTYMVTRREKIKRSVCKVQEQIFNIYAKQLEQERVSGVPSSFSSMENVVLFNSPSLGPDAPKIEDLKWHSAFFRKQMGTSLTHSLKKTHKRDRVRNSSGNNSKSMLRQPNQREGGAAPGSFLNFDKTFAETRIVSAQQKNGIVMPDHRKRRDNRPQCEVIKAELKEKTSKHNHKPLRPTELSQRQSENKRAVNHSSGRSAPGTRRDIVPKCNGGLVKVNSNQTVVKVPTTPTSPVKNWGGFRIPKKGERQQQGESPEETCRQNSSYPYLGMGRVSPKDRAKSKLKPDSENDGYVPDAEMSDSETEVAEKKCRQQRLSPNSSISRRTDIIRRSILAS, encoded by the exons GTCTGTCCACCTGGTCCCAGCATTCCAGATCTCGACGTCGGAGGACTTCGTGTTCTAGGCATGAAGATCGAAAACCTTCTGAG GATTGTGTCTGAGACAAAAGCTGTCACGTTTACACGCCCCAGGAAGTACATTGCTTCGTCGGGCTCGGAGCCTCCAGAGCTGGGCTATGTCGACATTCGGACCTTAGCAGACAGCGTGTGTCGCTATGATCTCAACGATGTGGATGTAGCATGGCTGCAACTTGCCAACGAAGAATTCAAAGAAATGG GGATGCCTGAGCTGGATGAGTACACAATGGAAAGGGTCATAGAGGAGTTCGAACAACGGTGCTATGACAACATGAACCATGCTATCGAGACAGAAGAAGGACTTGGGATTGAATATGATGAAGATGTTGTCTGTGACGTCTGTCAGTCTCCAGATGGAGAAGATGGCAACGAAATGGTGTTTTGTGACAAATGCAATATTTGTGTGCATCAG GCATGTTACGGGATCCTGAAGGTGCCGGAGGGCAGTTGGCTCTGCAGGACTTGCGCGCTCGGTGTTCAGCCCAAGTGCTTGCTGTGTCCCAAGAAGGGTGGTGCCATGAAGCCGACCCGGAGCGGCACCAAGTGGGTTCACGTCAGCTGTGCTCTGTGGATTCCAGAG gTGAGCATTGGAAGTCCAGAGAAAATGGAGCCCATTACAAAAGTGTCTCACATTCCCAGCAGTAGATGGGCATTGGTGTGCAGCCTTTGTAATGAAAAAGTTGGGGCTTCTATACAG TGTTCAGTGAAGAACTGCAGAACAGCCTTTCACGTCACCTGTGCGTTTGACCGTGGCTTGGAGATGAAGACGATACTGGCAGAGAACGATGAGGTGAAATTTAAGTCGTACTGTCCCAAGCACAGCTCCACCAAGAAAGCAGATGATGAGACCTTCAGCGAGAGCCCGGGACAAGAGAATGGGAATGGGATTCAGGACAGCTCTCTTCCTGCCCACATCGACCCTTTCCACAGCATGGATCAAAACCAGGAGGAGGCCCACAGAGTCAGCCTCCGCAAGCAaaagctccagcagctggaggacGAGTTCTATACTTTTGTTGAGTCTTCGGAAGTGGCTAATGTGCTGCGGCTGCCTGAGGAGCCGGTGGGATTCCTTTACGAGTACTggaagctgaaaagaaaagccAACTTCAATAAGCCTTTGATTACCCCAAAGAAGGATGAAGAGGACAATCTGGCCAAACGAGAGCAGGACGTTCTGTTCAgaaggctgcagctcttcacaCACCTCCGGCAGGATCTGGAGCGG GTGCGTAATCTCACTTACATGGTGACCCGAAGGGAGAAAATCAAGAGATCTGTTTGCAAAGTTCAAGAACAGATATTTAACATCTACGCAAAGCAGTTGGAACAAGAAAGAGTTTCAG GTGTGCCTTCCTCATTCTCGTCAATGGAAAACGTGGTGTTGTTCAATAGTCCATCTTTGGGTCCCGACGCCCCTAAGATAGAGGATTTAAAATGGCATTCTGCATTCTTCAGGAAACAAATGGGCACATCTCTAACGCACTctttgaaaaaaacacacaagagaGACAGAGTAAGAAATAGCTCTGGGAACAACAGCAAGTCCATGCTGAGGCAGCCCAACCAGAGGGAAGGTGGCGCGGCTCCAggtagctttttaaattttgacAAGACCTTTGCAGAAACACGGATTGTATCAGCACAGCAGAAAAACGGCATAGTTATGCcagaccacagaaaaagaagagacaaTCGTCCACAATGCGAGGTAATCAAGGCAGaactaaaggaaaaaacttCCAAACACaaccacaaaccactgagaccCACGGAACTCTCTCAGAGgcaatcagaaaacaaaagggCTGTGAACCACTCCAGTGGTAGGTCAGCACCTGGCACACGGAGAGATATAGTGCCTAAATGCAATGGGGGTCTTGTCAAAGTAAACTCTAATCAGACAGTAGTTAAAGTGCCTACGACGCCCACCAGCCCGGTGAAAAACTGGGGCGGATTCCGAATTCCAAAGAagggggagaggcagcagcagggcgagAGCCCAGAGGAGACATGCCGCCAGAACTCCAGCTACCCCTACCTGGGCATGGGCAGAGTTTCACCGAAGGACAGGGCAAAAAGCAAGCTAAAGCCTGACAGCGAGAATGATGGGTACGTCCCCGATGCAGAAATGAGCGACTCAGAAACTGAagtggctgaaaaaaaatgcagacagcAGAGGCTCAGTCCAAACAGCTCTATCAGCAGGAGAACGGACATTATTAGGAGAAGCATCTTGGCATCCTGA
- the JADE1 gene encoding protein Jade-1 isoform X1 gives MTVYSCGCLLFPVEIMKRRRLPSSSEDSDDNGSLSTWSQHSRSRRRRTSCSRHEDRKPSEVFRTDLITAMKLHDSFQLNPDEYYVLADPWRQEWEKGVQVPVSPGTIPEPVARIVSETKAVTFTRPRKYIASSGSEPPELGYVDIRTLADSVCRYDLNDVDVAWLQLANEEFKEMGMPELDEYTMERVIEEFEQRCYDNMNHAIETEEGLGIEYDEDVVCDVCQSPDGEDGNEMVFCDKCNICVHQACYGILKVPEGSWLCRTCALGVQPKCLLCPKKGGAMKPTRSGTKWVHVSCALWIPEVSIGSPEKMEPITKVSHIPSSRWALVCSLCNEKVGASIQCSVKNCRTAFHVTCAFDRGLEMKTILAENDEVKFKSYCPKHSSTKKADDETFSESPGQENGNGIQDSSLPAHIDPFHSMDQNQEEAHRVSLRKQKLQQLEDEFYTFVESSEVANVLRLPEEPVGFLYEYWKLKRKANFNKPLITPKKDEEDNLAKREQDVLFRRLQLFTHLRQDLERVRNLTYMVTRREKIKRSVCKVQEQIFNIYAKQLEQERVSGVPSSFSSMENVVLFNSPSLGPDAPKIEDLKWHSAFFRKQMGTSLTHSLKKTHKRDRVRNSSGNNSKSMLRQPNQREGGAAPGSFLNFDKTFAETRIVSAQQKNGIVMPDHRKRRDNRPQCEVIKAELKEKTSKHNHKPLRPTELSQRQSENKRAVNHSSGRSAPGTRRDIVPKCNGGLVKVNSNQTVVKVPTTPTSPVKNWGGFRIPKKGERQQQGESPEETCRQNSSYPYLGMGRVSPKDRAKSKLKPDSENDGYVPDAEMSDSETEVAEKKCRQQRLSPNSSISRRTDIIRRSILAS, from the exons GTCTGTCCACCTGGTCCCAGCATTCCAGATCTCGACGTCGGAGGACTTCGTGTTCTAGGCATGAAGATCGAAAACCTTCTGAG GTGTTCAGAACGGACCTGATCACTGCCATGAAGTTACATGACTCCTTCCAGCTGAACCCTGATGAATACTATGTGCTGGCAGACCCCTGGAGGCAGGAGTGGGAAAAGGGAGTGCAGGTGCCAGTTAGCCCAGGGACCATCCCAGAACCAGTAGCCAG GATTGTGTCTGAGACAAAAGCTGTCACGTTTACACGCCCCAGGAAGTACATTGCTTCGTCGGGCTCGGAGCCTCCAGAGCTGGGCTATGTCGACATTCGGACCTTAGCAGACAGCGTGTGTCGCTATGATCTCAACGATGTGGATGTAGCATGGCTGCAACTTGCCAACGAAGAATTCAAAGAAATGG GGATGCCTGAGCTGGATGAGTACACAATGGAAAGGGTCATAGAGGAGTTCGAACAACGGTGCTATGACAACATGAACCATGCTATCGAGACAGAAGAAGGACTTGGGATTGAATATGATGAAGATGTTGTCTGTGACGTCTGTCAGTCTCCAGATGGAGAAGATGGCAACGAAATGGTGTTTTGTGACAAATGCAATATTTGTGTGCATCAG GCATGTTACGGGATCCTGAAGGTGCCGGAGGGCAGTTGGCTCTGCAGGACTTGCGCGCTCGGTGTTCAGCCCAAGTGCTTGCTGTGTCCCAAGAAGGGTGGTGCCATGAAGCCGACCCGGAGCGGCACCAAGTGGGTTCACGTCAGCTGTGCTCTGTGGATTCCAGAG gTGAGCATTGGAAGTCCAGAGAAAATGGAGCCCATTACAAAAGTGTCTCACATTCCCAGCAGTAGATGGGCATTGGTGTGCAGCCTTTGTAATGAAAAAGTTGGGGCTTCTATACAG TGTTCAGTGAAGAACTGCAGAACAGCCTTTCACGTCACCTGTGCGTTTGACCGTGGCTTGGAGATGAAGACGATACTGGCAGAGAACGATGAGGTGAAATTTAAGTCGTACTGTCCCAAGCACAGCTCCACCAAGAAAGCAGATGATGAGACCTTCAGCGAGAGCCCGGGACAAGAGAATGGGAATGGGATTCAGGACAGCTCTCTTCCTGCCCACATCGACCCTTTCCACAGCATGGATCAAAACCAGGAGGAGGCCCACAGAGTCAGCCTCCGCAAGCAaaagctccagcagctggaggacGAGTTCTATACTTTTGTTGAGTCTTCGGAAGTGGCTAATGTGCTGCGGCTGCCTGAGGAGCCGGTGGGATTCCTTTACGAGTACTggaagctgaaaagaaaagccAACTTCAATAAGCCTTTGATTACCCCAAAGAAGGATGAAGAGGACAATCTGGCCAAACGAGAGCAGGACGTTCTGTTCAgaaggctgcagctcttcacaCACCTCCGGCAGGATCTGGAGCGG GTGCGTAATCTCACTTACATGGTGACCCGAAGGGAGAAAATCAAGAGATCTGTTTGCAAAGTTCAAGAACAGATATTTAACATCTACGCAAAGCAGTTGGAACAAGAAAGAGTTTCAG GTGTGCCTTCCTCATTCTCGTCAATGGAAAACGTGGTGTTGTTCAATAGTCCATCTTTGGGTCCCGACGCCCCTAAGATAGAGGATTTAAAATGGCATTCTGCATTCTTCAGGAAACAAATGGGCACATCTCTAACGCACTctttgaaaaaaacacacaagagaGACAGAGTAAGAAATAGCTCTGGGAACAACAGCAAGTCCATGCTGAGGCAGCCCAACCAGAGGGAAGGTGGCGCGGCTCCAggtagctttttaaattttgacAAGACCTTTGCAGAAACACGGATTGTATCAGCACAGCAGAAAAACGGCATAGTTATGCcagaccacagaaaaagaagagacaaTCGTCCACAATGCGAGGTAATCAAGGCAGaactaaaggaaaaaacttCCAAACACaaccacaaaccactgagaccCACGGAACTCTCTCAGAGgcaatcagaaaacaaaagggCTGTGAACCACTCCAGTGGTAGGTCAGCACCTGGCACACGGAGAGATATAGTGCCTAAATGCAATGGGGGTCTTGTCAAAGTAAACTCTAATCAGACAGTAGTTAAAGTGCCTACGACGCCCACCAGCCCGGTGAAAAACTGGGGCGGATTCCGAATTCCAAAGAagggggagaggcagcagcagggcgagAGCCCAGAGGAGACATGCCGCCAGAACTCCAGCTACCCCTACCTGGGCATGGGCAGAGTTTCACCGAAGGACAGGGCAAAAAGCAAGCTAAAGCCTGACAGCGAGAATGATGGGTACGTCCCCGATGCAGAAATGAGCGACTCAGAAACTGAagtggctgaaaaaaaatgcagacagcAGAGGCTCAGTCCAAACAGCTCTATCAGCAGGAGAACGGACATTATTAGGAGAAGCATCTTGGCATCCTGA